One window from the genome of Pseudomonas sp. L5B5 encodes:
- a CDS encoding MMPL family transporter, whose amino-acid sequence MTLPSERWLPRLFLTLLALVLAFGAWQWRHGAPLSANLMELVPGTAPDALELQAEQRMQEPLNREILVLVGHAERQRALEMARELGEQWQASGLFDKVQWNLQADLPALRKQLLQGRLAMLSAKDREQLIGHPQAFIQQRVQGLFDPFASFTLVPSQEDWLGLTGRIQNSLPQHASVQLDIGSGALVAEADGKHWVLLRAHTAGNAFDLQLPLQVAELLQHSREHAARQQAQLLAASGLLYAANGQQQATREISWVGGGATLGILALLLLAFRRWRALLAFFPVLVGMLFGAVACVALFGHMHVMTLVLGSSLIGVAIDYPLHYLSKSWSLKPWRSWPALRLTLPGLSLSLATSCIGYLALAWTPFPALTQIATFSAAGLLGAYLAAVCLLPALLKHVELRPTQWPLQVAEALLELRAKLLAKVPSPALLVLLALFCAAGLWQLQSKNDIRQWVGAPPQLLQEAQAIARITGYQPTSQFFLVRAADQQQLLERLDALDERLQPLVNLGKLKGYLSLNQLLSQPTQQQQVRAALGQLPGAWQPLLELGVPEQALQAELEQLQALPLLDIDSALQGPLAEPLRPLWLGANAEGVAALVSLQGLNDAPLLRVQADDLPGVQLVDRLGELNQVFAATQLSAAELKLASCVLIVLLLILPFGVGGALRLVALPLLAALCSLASLGWLGQPLTLFSLFGLLLVTAISVDYAILMREQIGGAAVSLLGTLLAALTTWLSFGLLAISSTPAVSNFGLAVSLGLAFSFILAPWAGHSPPPDEKTRQASC is encoded by the coding sequence ATGACTTTGCCGAGTGAACGCTGGTTGCCCCGATTGTTCCTGACCCTGCTGGCCCTGGTGCTGGCCTTCGGCGCGTGGCAATGGCGCCATGGCGCACCGCTGTCGGCCAACCTCATGGAACTGGTGCCCGGCACAGCCCCCGACGCCCTGGAACTGCAGGCTGAACAACGCATGCAGGAGCCGTTGAATCGGGAGATCCTGGTGCTAGTGGGCCATGCCGAGCGCCAGCGAGCCCTGGAAATGGCCCGCGAGCTGGGCGAGCAGTGGCAAGCCAGCGGGCTGTTCGACAAGGTCCAGTGGAACCTGCAGGCCGACCTGCCAGCGTTGCGCAAGCAACTGCTGCAAGGTCGCCTGGCCATGCTGTCGGCCAAGGACCGCGAGCAGTTGATCGGCCACCCCCAGGCGTTCATCCAGCAACGGGTACAGGGCCTGTTCGACCCTTTCGCCAGCTTCACCCTGGTGCCCAGCCAGGAGGACTGGCTGGGCCTGACCGGGCGCATCCAGAACAGCCTGCCGCAGCACGCCAGCGTGCAGCTGGACATCGGCAGCGGTGCCCTGGTGGCCGAGGCCGATGGCAAGCACTGGGTGCTGCTGCGGGCCCACACCGCCGGCAATGCCTTCGACCTGCAGTTGCCCCTGCAAGTGGCCGAGCTATTGCAGCACAGCCGTGAACACGCGGCCCGGCAACAGGCCCAACTGCTGGCGGCCAGCGGCTTGCTGTACGCCGCCAACGGCCAGCAGCAGGCCACCCGGGAAATCTCCTGGGTCGGCGGCGGCGCGACCCTGGGCATCCTAGCGCTGCTGCTGCTGGCGTTCCGCCGCTGGCGCGCCTTGCTGGCCTTCTTCCCGGTGCTGGTGGGCATGCTGTTCGGTGCCGTGGCCTGCGTCGCCCTGTTCGGGCACATGCACGTCATGACCCTGGTACTGGGGTCGAGCCTGATCGGCGTCGCCATCGATTATCCCCTGCACTACCTCTCCAAGAGCTGGAGCCTGAAACCCTGGCGCAGTTGGCCAGCCCTGCGCCTGACCCTGCCGGGGCTGAGCCTGAGCCTGGCCACCAGCTGCATCGGCTATCTGGCTCTGGCCTGGACCCCGTTCCCGGCCCTGACCCAGATCGCCACCTTCTCCGCCGCCGGCCTGCTGGGCGCCTACCTGGCCGCGGTGTGCCTGCTGCCCGCGCTGCTCAAGCACGTCGAACTGCGCCCGACGCAATGGCCGCTGCAGGTCGCCGAAGCCCTGCTCGAACTGCGGGCGAAGCTGTTGGCGAAAGTACCGAGCCCGGCTCTGCTGGTCTTGCTGGCGCTGTTCTGCGCGGCCGGCCTGTGGCAACTCCAGAGCAAGAACGATATACGCCAGTGGGTCGGTGCCCCGCCGCAACTGCTGCAAGAGGCCCAGGCCATCGCCCGGATCACCGGCTACCAGCCCACCAGCCAGTTCTTCCTGGTGCGCGCAGCCGACCAGCAGCAACTGCTGGAACGGCTCGACGCCCTGGATGAACGCCTGCAACCCCTGGTGAACCTGGGCAAGCTCAAGGGTTACCTGTCGCTCAATCAATTGCTCAGCCAGCCGACGCAACAGCAGCAGGTGCGAGCAGCCCTCGGTCAGCTGCCAGGAGCCTGGCAACCCTTGCTGGAGCTGGGTGTGCCCGAACAGGCACTGCAAGCCGAGCTCGAGCAGTTGCAGGCGCTGCCCCTGCTCGACATCGACAGCGCCCTGCAAGGACCGCTGGCCGAACCTCTGCGTCCACTCTGGCTGGGGGCCAACGCCGAGGGCGTGGCCGCCCTGGTCAGCTTGCAGGGCCTGAACGACGCCCCCCTATTGCGGGTCCAGGCCGACGACCTGCCGGGAGTACAACTGGTGGACCGCCTGGGCGAGTTGAACCAGGTATTCGCCGCCACCCAGCTCAGCGCCGCCGAGCTCAAGCTGGCCTCCTGCGTGTTGATCGTGCTGTTGCTGATCCTGCCTTTCGGTGTCGGTGGCGCCCTGCGCCTGGTCGCCCTGCCGCTGCTGGCGGCCCTGTGCAGCCTGGCTAGCCTTGGCTGGCTGGGACAACCCCTGACATTGTTCAGTCTGTTCGGCCTGCTGCTGGTCACCGCCATCAGCGTCGATTACGCGATCCTCATGCGCGAGCAGATCGGCGGAGCCGCCGTGAGCCTGCTGGGTACCCTGCTGGCCGCGCTGACCACCTGGCTGTCGTTCGGCCTGCTGGCCATTTCCAGCACCCCGGCGGTGAGCAACTTCGGCCTGGCCGTCAGCCTCGGCCTGGCCTTCAGTTTCATCCTCGCGCCCTGGGCCGGCCACTCGCCGCCCCCGGACGAGAAAACGAGGCAAGCGTCATGCTGA
- a CDS encoding class I SAM-dependent methyltransferase: MNGQASPYLSDSYVEETRFGFWFLRSHTWQHHVLRVAINDLRSLFDSEPPRNPVLLDAGCGQGKSFQHLRQVFAPQRLIGIDADPHSLKLSAEEARRQQGEVELIGSDCATLKLADDSVDLLFCHQTFHHLVEQEKALAEFYRVLKPGGYLLFAESTEAYIDTWVIRWLFRHPMHVQKSADEYLQMIRQQGFEFTQDNVSYPYLWWSRAKDFGLLERLGLRQPPPVGQREETLVNVVARKPLVPPAARQDLAE, translated from the coding sequence ATGAACGGCCAGGCCTCGCCTTACCTGAGCGACAGCTACGTCGAAGAGACCCGCTTCGGCTTCTGGTTCCTGCGTAGCCACACCTGGCAGCACCATGTGCTGCGGGTGGCGATCAACGACCTGCGCTCGCTGTTCGACAGCGAGCCCCCCCGCAACCCGGTGCTGCTGGATGCTGGCTGTGGCCAGGGCAAGTCCTTCCAGCACCTGCGCCAGGTATTCGCCCCGCAACGCCTGATCGGCATCGATGCCGACCCGCACAGCCTCAAGCTCAGTGCCGAGGAAGCCCGGCGCCAGCAAGGGGAGGTGGAGCTGATCGGCAGCGACTGCGCGACCCTGAAACTGGCCGACGACAGCGTCGACCTGCTGTTCTGCCACCAGACCTTCCATCACCTGGTGGAACAGGAAAAAGCCCTGGCCGAGTTCTATCGTGTACTCAAGCCCGGCGGCTACCTGCTGTTCGCCGAGTCCACCGAGGCCTACATCGACACCTGGGTAATCCGCTGGCTGTTCCGCCACCCGATGCACGTGCAGAAAAGCGCCGACGAGTATTTGCAGATGATTCGCCAGCAAGGCTTCGAGTTCACCCAGGACAACGTGTCCTATCCCTACCTGTGGTGGAGCCGTGCCAAGGACTTCGGCCTGCTGGAACGCCTTGGCCTGCGCCAGCCCCCACCGGTGGGCCAGCGGGAAGAAACCCTGGTCAACGTCGTGGCCCGCAAGCCGCTCGTCCCGCCTGCCGCCAGGCAGGACCTGGCCGAATGA
- a CDS encoding DUF3261 domain-containing protein: protein MIRALLLGCVLLLSACVSQAPLPERTPSLVLPLQLHVQRQAQGQRQDWLLVIQAEGSSLRWSLMDPLGIPQARQRLVEGHWQADGLLPPNPEARELFAALLFALTPAAELPANYPDARQQDAQRTLGPRWRVDYQHALDFTLNLPQGLYYHITALSNEATP, encoded by the coding sequence ATGATCCGTGCCCTGCTGCTCGGTTGTGTCCTGTTGCTGAGCGCTTGCGTCAGCCAGGCGCCGCTGCCCGAGCGCACGCCCTCGCTGGTGCTGCCATTGCAGCTCCACGTGCAGCGCCAGGCCCAGGGCCAACGCCAGGACTGGCTGTTGGTGATCCAGGCCGAAGGCTCCAGCCTGCGCTGGTCGCTGATGGACCCCCTGGGCATCCCCCAGGCCCGCCAGCGTCTAGTGGAAGGCCACTGGCAGGCCGACGGCCTGCTGCCACCCAACCCCGAGGCCCGGGAGTTGTTCGCGGCCCTGCTGTTCGCCCTGACGCCTGCGGCCGAGCTACCGGCCAACTACCCGGACGCCCGCCAGCAGGACGCCCAACGGACCCTCGGCCCACGCTGGCGAGTCGACTATCAACACGCTCTGGACTTCACATTGAACCTGCCCCAAGGCCTGTATTACCACATCACTGCATTGAGCAACGAGGCCACGCCATGA
- a CDS encoding beta-ketoacyl-[acyl-carrier-protein] synthase family protein: MTAYLNALGVICALGDTRQDVARHLFAGDCSGMREESHWVPERTLPVAAVRSPLPNMPAGLETQNSRNNQLLLQATRQIEDDIHQAVARYGRGRIGIVLGTSTSGIDEASRGIGHYLQDRQFPADYDYRQQELSAPANFLAEWLQLSGPAYVISTACTSSARALISARRLLDLDLCDAVLCGGVDSLCKLTLNGFTALEAVSGERCNPFSRNRNGINIGEAAVLFLMTREPGPDSIALLGAGASSDAYHISAPAPDGRGALQAMNLALSSAGLQPQQIAYLNLHGTATQHNDAMESLAVAQLFPDGVPCSSTKPMTGHTLGAAGALEAAFCWLALGSDNPGHALPPHVWDAQADPALPALHWVTPADRLALHAPRRLMSNSFAFGGNNVSLIIGDAP, from the coding sequence ATGACGGCCTACCTCAACGCCCTCGGGGTGATCTGCGCCCTGGGCGACACTCGCCAGGACGTCGCCCGCCACCTGTTTGCCGGCGATTGCTCGGGCATGCGCGAAGAAAGCCACTGGGTGCCCGAGCGCACCTTGCCGGTGGCGGCAGTGCGCAGCCCGCTGCCCAACATGCCGGCCGGTCTCGAAACACAGAACAGCCGCAACAACCAATTGCTGCTGCAGGCCACCCGGCAGATCGAGGACGATATCCACCAGGCCGTCGCACGCTACGGCCGTGGCCGCATCGGCATCGTCCTGGGCACCAGCACCTCGGGGATCGACGAAGCCAGCCGCGGCATCGGCCACTACCTGCAGGACCGGCAATTCCCGGCCGACTACGACTACCGCCAGCAGGAGCTCAGCGCCCCGGCGAACTTCCTCGCCGAGTGGCTGCAACTGAGCGGCCCGGCCTATGTGATCTCCACCGCCTGTACCTCCAGCGCCCGGGCCCTGATCAGTGCCCGGCGCCTGCTCGACCTGGACCTGTGCGATGCCGTGCTGTGTGGTGGGGTCGACAGCCTGTGCAAGCTCACCCTCAACGGCTTCACGGCCCTGGAGGCGGTCTCCGGGGAGCGCTGCAATCCGTTTTCGCGCAACCGCAATGGCATCAACATCGGTGAGGCGGCGGTGCTGTTCCTGATGACCAGGGAACCTGGCCCGGATTCGATCGCTTTGCTTGGCGCAGGCGCCAGCTCGGATGCCTACCATATTTCCGCTCCGGCGCCGGACGGTCGCGGCGCCCTGCAGGCCATGAACCTGGCACTGAGCAGCGCCGGCCTGCAACCGCAGCAGATCGCTTACCTGAACCTGCACGGCACCGCCACCCAGCACAATGACGCCATGGAAAGCCTGGCCGTGGCGCAGCTGTTCCCCGACGGCGTGCCCTGCTCCTCGACCAAACCCATGACCGGGCATACCCTGGGCGCCGCCGGGGCCCTGGAAGCGGCGTTCTGCTGGCTGGCCCTGGGCAGCGACAACCCCGGTCACGCCCTGCCGCCCCATGTCTGGGACGCCCAGGCCGATCCGGCGTTGCCGGCATTGCACTGGGTCACACCGGCCGACCGCCTGGCCCTACACGCACCACGCCGCCTGATGAGCAATTCCTTCGCCTTCGGCGGCAACAATGTCAGCCTGATTATCGGAGACGCCCCATGA
- a CDS encoding hotdog family protein: MIDWPLAELLPHAADMILIDQVLAFDEEQIRTRLQVRPGGLFNRPDGSLPAWLGIELMAQSVAAYAGCRARQQGLPVELGFLLGTRRFECNVEHFAVGSTLEIHALRSLEDDNGMGVFECHLSGPGIAASARLNVYRPPQAGDYLHETPASSTGTPS, translated from the coding sequence ATGATTGACTGGCCGCTCGCCGAACTGCTGCCCCACGCCGCAGACATGATCCTCATCGACCAGGTGCTGGCCTTTGATGAAGAACAGATCCGCACCCGCCTCCAGGTTCGCCCGGGGGGCTTGTTCAACCGCCCCGACGGCAGCCTGCCGGCCTGGCTCGGCATCGAGCTGATGGCCCAGAGCGTCGCCGCCTACGCCGGTTGTCGCGCCCGCCAGCAAGGCCTGCCGGTGGAGTTGGGTTTCCTGCTGGGCACTCGCCGATTCGAATGCAATGTCGAGCACTTTGCCGTTGGCAGCACCCTGGAAATCCATGCCCTGCGCTCTCTGGAAGACGACAATGGCATGGGCGTGTTCGAGTGCCATCTCAGTGGCCCGGGCATTGCCGCCAGCGCGCGCCTGAACGTCTATCGCCCGCCCCAGGCCGGCGATTACCTGCATGAAACACCTGCCTCTTCTACAGGAACCCCGTCATGA
- the fabG gene encoding 3-oxoacyl-ACP reductase FabG, with the protein MTDSVLVTGSSRGIGRAIALRLAQAGYDLVLHCRTGRAEADAVQGEVQALGRSARVLQFDVADRAACKAVLEADVEAHGAYYGVVLNAGLTRDGAFPALGEDDWDQVLRTNLDGFYNVLHPVMMPMIRRRAPGRIVCITSVSGLIGNRGQVNYSASKAGVIGAAKALAIELGKRKITVNCVAPGLIDTAMLDENVPVEELLKMIPAQRMGTPEEVASAVNFLVSAEAAYITRQVLAVNGGLC; encoded by the coding sequence ATGACTGACTCCGTACTGGTCACCGGCTCCAGCCGTGGCATCGGTCGCGCCATCGCCCTGCGCCTGGCCCAGGCTGGTTACGACCTGGTGCTGCACTGCCGCACTGGCCGTGCCGAAGCCGATGCCGTCCAGGGCGAGGTCCAGGCCCTGGGCCGCAGCGCCCGCGTCCTGCAATTCGATGTGGCCGACCGCGCCGCCTGCAAGGCCGTCCTGGAGGCCGACGTCGAGGCCCATGGTGCCTATTACGGCGTGGTGCTGAACGCCGGCCTGACTCGCGACGGTGCGTTCCCGGCCCTCGGCGAGGACGATTGGGACCAGGTGCTGCGCACCAACCTCGATGGCTTCTACAACGTCCTGCACCCGGTGATGATGCCGATGATCCGGCGCCGCGCACCGGGGCGAATCGTCTGCATCACCTCGGTCTCGGGGCTGATCGGCAACCGTGGCCAGGTCAACTACAGTGCCTCCAAGGCCGGCGTGATCGGCGCCGCCAAGGCCCTGGCCATCGAGCTGGGCAAGCGCAAGATCACCGTCAACTGCGTCGCCCCGGGGCTGATCGATACCGCCATGCTGGATGAGAACGTGCCAGTGGAAGAACTGCTGAAAATGATTCCTGCGCAGCGCATGGGCACCCCCGAGGAGGTCGCCAGCGCGGTGAACTTCCTGGTGTCCGCCGAGGCCGCCTACATCACTCGCCAGGTGCTGGCGGTCAACGGGGGCCTGTGCTGA
- a CDS encoding beta-ketoacyl-ACP synthase produces MKRVVVTGMAGITSLGRDWDSIAEHFAANRSGIRRMDEWDRFSELNTRLAGPIDDFQVPGHWTRKQLRSMGRVSRLAVGAAEQALADAGLLDDPSIKDGRMGVACGSSTGSTEEIKAFGNMLLNSVAEGLNANSYVRMMPHTTAANISIFFGLTGRLIPTSSACTSGSQGVGYAYEAIKYGRLPMMLAGGAEELCPTEAMVFDALYATSLKNDAPHTSPRPYDCDRDGLVIGEGGGMLVLEELEHALARGARIHAEIVGFGSNADGQHTTRPEQSTMRRAMELALEDAALAPAAIGYVNGHGTATEQGDIAETQATSSLFGSRMPISSQKSFLGHTLGACGALESWFSIEMLKRDLYVHTCNLDRVDPRCGELDYLQGGLRAMSHEYVMNNNFAFGGVNTSLIFRRWS; encoded by the coding sequence ATGAAACGCGTGGTCGTCACCGGAATGGCCGGCATCACCTCCCTGGGCCGCGACTGGGACAGCATTGCCGAACACTTTGCCGCCAACCGCAGCGGTATCCGGCGCATGGACGAGTGGGATCGGTTCAGCGAGCTCAACACCCGCCTGGCTGGTCCCATCGACGATTTCCAGGTCCCCGGGCACTGGACCCGCAAGCAGTTGCGCAGCATGGGCCGGGTCTCGCGGCTCGCAGTCGGCGCCGCCGAACAGGCGCTGGCCGATGCCGGCCTGCTGGACGATCCCTCGATCAAGGATGGGCGCATGGGCGTGGCCTGCGGCTCGTCCACCGGCAGCACCGAGGAGATCAAGGCCTTCGGCAACATGCTGCTGAACTCGGTGGCCGAAGGGCTCAATGCCAACTCCTACGTGCGCATGATGCCCCACACCACGGCGGCCAATATCAGCATCTTCTTCGGCCTCACCGGACGCTTGATCCCCACCTCCAGCGCCTGTACCAGCGGCAGCCAGGGCGTCGGTTATGCCTATGAGGCGATCAAGTACGGCCGTTTGCCGATGATGCTCGCCGGAGGTGCCGAGGAACTGTGCCCCACCGAGGCCATGGTGTTCGATGCGCTCTATGCCACCAGCTTGAAGAACGACGCGCCCCACACCAGTCCGCGGCCCTACGACTGCGATCGCGACGGCCTGGTGATCGGTGAAGGGGGCGGCATGCTGGTGCTCGAGGAGCTTGAGCACGCCCTGGCCAGGGGCGCGCGGATCCACGCGGAAATCGTCGGTTTCGGCAGCAACGCCGACGGCCAGCACACCACCCGCCCGGAGCAGAGCACCATGCGCCGGGCCATGGAACTGGCCCTCGAGGATGCGGCCCTGGCGCCAGCGGCCATTGGCTACGTCAACGGCCATGGCACGGCCACCGAACAGGGCGACATTGCCGAGACCCAGGCCACCAGCAGCCTGTTCGGCAGCCGCATGCCCATCAGTTCGCAAAAGAGTTTCCTCGGCCACACCCTCGGTGCCTGCGGGGCCCTGGAATCCTGGTTCAGCATCGAGATGCTCAAGCGCGACCTCTACGTGCACACCTGCAACCTGGACCGGGTCGACCCTCGCTGCGGCGAGCTGGACTACCTGCAAGGCGGCTTGCGTGCCATGAGCCACGAATACGTAATGAACAACAACTTTGCCTTCGGCGGGGTCAACACGTCGTTGATCTTCCGTCGCTGGTCCTGA
- a CDS encoding excinuclease, with the protein MQVKALIALALLSVFSPVSQATNLMYMPFESVVSDALRAGRLDGSVTFHLAGNPHPPVLRVKVTELATNKKTNAFNKSDIAACEWALQSALITLQAAAKRVGANAVTNIVSYYKHHVRKDLNTYECHAGVLMAGVALRGDLVFLQTPLRPNAPSGRGPGLARQ; encoded by the coding sequence ATGCAAGTGAAAGCGCTGATTGCCCTGGCCCTGTTGTCCGTCTTCAGCCCCGTCAGCCAGGCCACCAACCTGATGTACATGCCTTTCGAGAGCGTGGTATCCGATGCCCTGCGGGCCGGGCGCCTGGATGGCAGCGTGACGTTCCACCTGGCGGGCAACCCGCATCCCCCGGTGCTCCGGGTCAAGGTCACCGAGCTGGCCACCAACAAGAAGACCAATGCCTTCAACAAGAGCGATATCGCCGCCTGCGAATGGGCTCTGCAATCGGCCCTGATCACCCTGCAGGCCGCGGCCAAGCGGGTGGGCGCCAATGCCGTGACCAACATCGTCAGCTACTACAAGCACCATGTACGCAAGGACCTCAACACCTACGAGTGCCATGCCGGGGTGCTGATGGCTGGCGTGGCGCTGCGCGGCGACCTGGTGTTCCTGCAGACCCCGCTCCGCCCCAACGCACCCTCAGGACGTGGCCCCGGTCTTGCGCGTCAATAG
- a CDS encoding LysR family transcriptional regulator, with amino-acid sequence MELRHLRYFIAVAEELHFGRAAQALGISQPPLSQQIQALEQELGARLFERTNRRVELSEAGRLFLEEARLALAQVDKAADVARRAQLGELGELKIGFTSSAPFNSTIPQAIFAFRQRFAAVYLKLKEMSSTQVAQALVDQDIQVGIMRPLPLPDALSVVELLREPLVAVLSSKHPLATGREEGLHLSELAQEPFVFFPRSYGSGLYAQLLNLSREAGFTPHFAQEASEAMTIIGLVAAGLGVSVLPASYQRMRIDGVVYRRLLDPDAMTAVWLVQRKDQCSPMARGFVELLTRKTGATS; translated from the coding sequence ATGGAATTGCGTCACCTGCGCTACTTCATCGCTGTTGCCGAAGAGCTGCACTTCGGTCGCGCTGCCCAGGCCCTGGGCATCTCCCAGCCGCCCCTGAGCCAGCAGATCCAGGCCCTGGAGCAGGAGCTGGGCGCGCGCCTGTTCGAGCGTACCAATCGTCGGGTCGAGCTCAGCGAGGCCGGCCGGCTGTTCCTCGAAGAGGCACGCCTGGCATTGGCCCAGGTGGACAAGGCGGCCGATGTGGCGCGGCGCGCGCAACTGGGCGAGCTGGGTGAGCTGAAGATCGGCTTCACCTCGTCGGCGCCCTTCAACTCGACGATTCCCCAGGCGATCTTCGCCTTTCGCCAGCGCTTTGCCGCCGTGTACCTCAAGCTCAAGGAAATGAGCAGCACCCAGGTGGCCCAGGCGCTGGTGGACCAGGACATCCAGGTCGGCATCATGCGGCCCTTGCCCCTGCCGGATGCGCTGTCGGTGGTGGAACTGCTGCGCGAGCCGCTGGTGGCGGTGCTCAGTTCCAAGCATCCGCTGGCCACCGGCCGCGAAGAAGGGCTGCACCTGTCCGAGCTGGCCCAGGAGCCCTTCGTGTTCTTTCCCCGCAGTTATGGCAGCGGCTTGTATGCCCAGTTGTTGAACCTGTCCCGGGAGGCCGGTTTCACTCCGCATTTTGCCCAGGAGGCTTCGGAAGCCATGACCATCATCGGCCTGGTGGCCGCAGGCCTGGGGGTTTCGGTGCTGCCGGCGTCCTACCAGCGCATGCGTATCGACGGCGTGGTCTATCGCCGGCTGCTGGACCCGGACGCCATGACCGCGGTGTGGCTGGTACAACGCAAGGACCAGTGCTCGCCCATGGCCAGGGGGTTCGTCGAGCTATTGACGCGCAAGACCGGGGCCACGTCCTGA
- a CDS encoding MFS transporter yields the protein MKTAVAPLAHEIPSTPSPLDEVVAQLNDVYIEKGTPMFMRTVLALFSGGFATFALLYCVQPMMPLLSRGFSINAAQSSLVLSVSTALLAVGLLVTGPISDRIGRKPVMVAALLAAALCTIASALMPSWQGVLMMRALVGLSLSGLAAVAMTYLSEEIHPQHIGLAMGLYIGGNAIGGMTGRLITGVLIDFVSWHTAMLVIGALALIAAAVFWRILPESRNFHPRSLHPRSLLEGFTLHFRDAGLPLLFLEAFVLMGAFVTLFNYIGYRLLAAPYHMDQAFVGLLSVVYLSGIYSSAKVGALADRLGRRKMLWATIVLMLAGLALTLLESLPVVIIGMLVFTFGFFGAHSVASSWIGRRATKAKGQASSLYLFSYYAGSSIAGTAGGVFWHMAGWNGIGLFIGALLLVALLAALKLAKLQPLAAP from the coding sequence GTGAAAACCGCTGTCGCCCCCCTTGCCCACGAAATCCCTTCCACTCCTTCACCCCTGGACGAGGTGGTCGCCCAACTCAACGACGTCTACATCGAGAAAGGCACGCCGATGTTCATGCGCACGGTACTGGCGCTGTTCTCCGGCGGTTTCGCCACCTTTGCCCTGCTGTACTGCGTGCAACCGATGATGCCGCTGCTGTCCCGGGGTTTCTCCATCAACGCGGCCCAGAGCAGCCTGGTGCTGTCGGTGTCCACTGCGCTGCTGGCCGTCGGCCTGCTGGTCACCGGGCCGATTTCCGATCGCATCGGGCGCAAGCCGGTGATGGTGGCGGCCCTGCTGGCCGCCGCATTGTGCACCATCGCCAGCGCGCTGATGCCCAGCTGGCAGGGGGTGCTGATGATGCGTGCGCTGGTGGGGCTGTCCCTGAGTGGCCTGGCGGCGGTGGCCATGACCTACCTGAGCGAGGAGATCCATCCACAGCACATCGGCCTGGCCATGGGCCTGTACATCGGCGGCAACGCCATCGGGGGCATGACCGGCAGGCTGATCACCGGCGTACTGATCGATTTCGTCAGCTGGCATACGGCAATGCTCGTCATTGGCGCCCTGGCGCTGATCGCCGCGGCGGTGTTCTGGCGCATCCTGCCCGAGTCGCGCAACTTCCACCCCCGCTCGCTGCATCCGCGCAGCCTGCTGGAGGGCTTCACCCTGCACTTTCGCGATGCCGGCCTGCCGCTGCTGTTCCTCGAGGCCTTCGTGCTGATGGGCGCATTCGTCACCCTGTTCAACTACATCGGCTACCGCCTGCTGGCCGCGCCGTACCACATGGACCAGGCCTTCGTCGGCCTGCTGTCGGTGGTATATCTGTCGGGGATCTACAGCTCGGCGAAAGTCGGTGCCCTGGCCGACCGCCTGGGGCGCCGCAAGATGCTCTGGGCCACCATCGTGCTGATGCTTGCCGGTCTTGCCCTGACCCTGCTGGAGTCGCTGCCGGTGGTGATCATCGGCATGCTGGTGTTCACCTTCGGCTTCTTCGGGGCGCATTCGGTGGCCAGCAGCTGGATCGGCCGCCGCGCCACCAAGGCCAAGGGCCAGGCCTCGTCACTGTACCTGTTCAGCTACTACGCCGGCTCGAGCATCGCCGGCACCGCAGGCGGGGTGTTCTGGCACATGGCGGGCTGGAATGGTATCGGCCTGTTCATCGGCGCCCTGTTGCTGGTGGCCTTGCTGGCGGCCTTGAAGCTGGCCAAGCTGCAACCGCTGGCGGCGCCCTGA
- a CDS encoding YgiW/YdeI family stress tolerance OB fold protein, with translation MKTRYLVLLLAPLFSTAALAAGYTGPGAQAVTTVVAAKDASDDTPVVLQGYVTKKLDNDDKYEFKDSSGTITVEIDDENLPPVPFNDKTLVKLTGEVENGLMKREIDVDLVEIIK, from the coding sequence ATGAAAACCCGTTACCTCGTGCTCTTGCTCGCTCCGTTGTTCAGCACCGCTGCCCTGGCCGCCGGCTACACCGGCCCTGGTGCCCAGGCGGTCACCACCGTCGTGGCCGCCAAGGATGCCTCGGACGACACCCCGGTGGTACTCCAGGGTTATGTCACCAAGAAGCTGGATAACGACGACAAATACGAATTCAAGGACTCCAGTGGCACCATCACTGTGGAGATCGACGACGAGAACCTGCCCCCCGTGCCGTTCAACGACAAGACCCTGGTCAAGTTGACCGGCGAGGTGGAGAACGGATTGATGAAGCGCGAGATCGACGTCGACCTGGTGGAAATCATCAAGTAA